A portion of the Pseudoalteromonas luteoviolacea genome contains these proteins:
- the rplK gene encoding 50S ribosomal protein L11, whose product MAKKVEALIKLQVAAGMANPSPPVGPALGQHGVNIMEFCKAFNARTESIEKGAPVPVIISVYNDRSFTFDMKTPPASYLLKKAAGIKSGSGRPNTEKVGTVTRAQLEEIVETKRPDLTAADMDAAVRTIAGSARAMGLNVEG is encoded by the coding sequence ATGGCTAAAAAAGTTGAAGCTTTAATCAAGCTACAAGTTGCTGCTGGTATGGCTAACCCTAGTCCTCCAGTAGGTCCTGCACTAGGTCAACACGGTGTAAACATCATGGAATTCTGTAAAGCGTTCAACGCACGTACAGAGTCTATCGAGAAAGGCGCACCAGTTCCTGTAATCATTTCTGTTTACAACGACCGTTCATTCACTTTTGATATGAAAACGCCACCTGCATCTTACCTTCTTAAGAAGGCTGCAGGTATCAAGTCTGGTTCTGGCCGTCCAAACACTGAGAAAGTTGGTACTGTAACACGTGCACAACTAGAAGAGATTGTTGAGACTAAACGTCCTGACCTTACTGCTGCTGATATGGACGCAGCTGTACGCACGATTGCAGGTTCTGCACGTGCAATGGGCTTGAATGTAGAAGGGTAA